From Triticum urartu cultivar G1812 chromosome 2, Tu2.1, whole genome shotgun sequence, a single genomic window includes:
- the LOC125536790 gene encoding receptor-like serine/threonine-protein kinase SD1-6 isoform X2: MWMRRRRRRVTNLSGRVNIPTMSMEMEQVLKLWKIEESDSEFSLYDFDQIADATRNFSNDYKLGQGGFGAVYMGELPGGLEVAIKRLSTCSVQGLMEFKTEIQLIAKLQHTNLVRLLGCCLQAEEKMLIYEYMHNKSLDCFIFDSAKGAILNWERRFRIIDGIAQGLLYMHKHSRLRVIHRDLKASNILLDRDMNPKISDFGLARIFCSNVTEANTTRVVGTHGYIAPEYASEGLFSTKSDVFSFGVLLLEIISGKRTAGFYQYGKFFNLTGYAYQLWQEAKWHEMVDQVLGVDYPVTEVMKCVQVALLCVQDSADDRPSMSDVVAMLSGEGLTLPEPRQPAYFNVRLSSLPESNSSFGESSYISNVALTDEDGR; encoded by the exons ATGTGGATGAGAAggcgaagaagaagag TGACCAATCTCTCAGGGAGGGTGAACATACCAACCATGTCCATGGAGATGGAGCAGGTGCTCAAGCTATGGAAAATCGAAGAGAGCGACTCCGAGTTCTCGCTCTACGATTTCGACCAGATCGCAGACGCCACCAGAAACTTCTCCAACGACTACAAGCTCGGTCAGGGTGGCTTTGGCGCTGTTTACATG GGTGAACTGCCTGGCGGGCTTGAGGTCGCAATCAAGAGGCTCTCTACGTGCTCCGTGCAGGGGTTGATGGAATTCAAGACCGAGATCCAGCTGATCGCCAAGCTTCAGCACACCAACCTTGTCAGGCTCCTGGGCTGCTGCCTCCAGGCCGAGGAGAAGATGCTCATATACGAGTACATGCACAACAAAAGCTTGGATTGCTTCATCTTCG ATAGTGCGAAAGGGGCGATACTGAACTGGGAGCGGCGCTTCCGAATAATCGATGGGATCGCGCAGGGGCTTCTTTACATGCACAAGCATTCCCGCTTGCGAGTTATACACAGGGATCTAAAAGCGAGCAACATCCTCTTGGATCGCGACATGAACCCCAAGATCTCGGACTTCGGTTTGGCGAGGATATTCTGCTCCAATGTGACGGAGGCCAACACGACCAGGGTCGTCGGCACGCA CGGTTACATCGCTCCAGAGTATGCTTCAGAGGGTCTCTTCTCCACCAAATCCGACGTTTTCAGCTTTGGGGTCTTGCTCTTGGAGATCATAAGTGGGAAGAGGACTGCAGGCTTCTACCAGTACGGAAAATTCTTCAATCTCACAGGATAC GCTTATCAGTTGTGGCAAGAGGCGAAATGGCACGAGATGGTCGATCAGGTACTCGGGGTCGACTACCCGGTGACGGAGGTGATGAAGTGCGTCCAGGTGGCGTTGTTGTGCGTCCAGGACAGCGCCGACGATCGACCCAGCATGTCCGATGTCGTCGCCATGCTCAGCGGCGAGGGGCTCACGCTGCCGGAGCCCCGACAGCCGGCCTACTTCAACGTTAGGTTATCAAGCTTACCAGAGTCAAATAGTTCCTTTGGTGAATCGTCGTACATCAGCAACGTCGCCTTGACTGATGAAGACGGCAGATAA